One Niabella beijingensis DNA window includes the following coding sequences:
- a CDS encoding SGNH/GDSL hydrolase family protein, with amino-acid sequence MKRVLVALLLLPLLFSYNKKKLTWVAIGDSITYLNDHLPETGNRVTKGYLTQVTELLPDVQYVNKGYNGWTAAQIAGAFDSLHIPPADVYTVFLGTNDWWQGRPVGTLADYKKNTGNRTVFGSFRIIIDKLRKTSNHARILLITPLRRTDFVYIGNMHNNAWGSYREKNDQSLAQVAAAVATIGHTAKLDVVDLYNDPELGQKELVHFKRLRNPATGRYQNYTYPYFHGIPFNPETDDYPYPPEAADLTYDGLHPSDKGNRIIAGRLVPLLKKR; translated from the coding sequence ATGAAACGCGTACTTGTTGCCTTATTACTGTTGCCCCTGCTCTTCAGCTATAATAAAAAAAAGCTGACCTGGGTAGCCATCGGAGACAGCATCACCTATCTCAATGATCACCTGCCGGAGACGGGCAACCGTGTTACCAAAGGATATCTTACACAGGTAACGGAACTGCTGCCCGATGTACAGTACGTCAATAAGGGATATAACGGCTGGACCGCAGCGCAGATCGCCGGAGCATTTGACTCCCTGCACATTCCGCCGGCGGATGTGTACACCGTATTCCTCGGCACCAACGACTGGTGGCAGGGCCGGCCGGTAGGAACATTGGCAGACTATAAAAAGAATACTGGTAACCGGACGGTTTTCGGATCCTTCCGGATCATTATCGACAAACTCCGGAAAACCAGCAATCATGCGCGCATCCTACTCATCACGCCTCTGCGCCGCACCGACTTTGTGTACATCGGCAATATGCACAATAATGCCTGGGGTTCTTACCGGGAGAAAAACGATCAGTCCCTGGCACAGGTTGCGGCCGCAGTGGCCACCATCGGTCATACGGCAAAACTCGATGTAGTTGACCTTTACAACGATCCGGAACTGGGACAAAAAGAGCTGGTTCACTTCAAACGCCTCCGCAACCCGGCTACCGGCCGCTATCAAAACTATACCTATCCCTATTTCCACGGAATACCGTTCAACCCGGAAACCGATGATTATCCCTATCCGCCGGAAGCTGCGGATCTTACCTACGACGGACTGCATCCTTCCGACAAGGGCAACCGGATCATTGCCGGCCGTCTTGTTCCCCTGCTGAAAAAGCGGTAA
- a CDS encoding SPFH domain-containing protein: MEKILRPMSGYVALVIAIAVIGGGIYLFATSGHQIPYIIGGVLLVLLGVFFFKGLMIIQPNHSRVLNFFGKYVGSVKENGLFFVNPLYSSYQISLRYQNFQGQTLKVNDKMGNPIEIGAVIVWRVGDTYKAAYQVANYIDYVRTQSEAAIRHLAVSFSYDSMEDEQAEITLRDGGERVNKILEQELADRLEPAGILIQEARISHLAYAPEIAGAMLQRQQAAAIVAARIKIVEGAVGMVDLALKKLSAENIVELDDERKAAMVSNLMVVLCGEKAATPVLNAGTLYQ; encoded by the coding sequence ATGGAAAAAATTTTAAGACCTATGTCCGGTTATGTGGCACTGGTCATTGCGATTGCAGTCATCGGGGGTGGCATCTATCTTTTTGCAACTTCCGGTCATCAGATACCCTATATCATTGGGGGTGTTTTGCTGGTATTGCTCGGTGTGTTCTTTTTTAAAGGGTTGATGATCATCCAGCCGAACCACTCAAGGGTATTGAATTTTTTCGGAAAATATGTAGGCTCCGTTAAAGAGAACGGGTTGTTCTTTGTAAACCCGCTTTACAGCAGCTACCAGATCAGCCTGCGGTATCAGAACTTCCAGGGACAAACCCTGAAGGTGAATGATAAAATGGGAAATCCGATCGAGATCGGAGCGGTGATCGTGTGGCGGGTAGGCGACACCTATAAGGCGGCCTACCAGGTGGCAAATTACATCGATTATGTGCGCACCCAAAGCGAAGCGGCCATCCGCCATCTTGCCGTAAGTTTTTCTTACGACAGTATGGAAGATGAACAGGCGGAGATCACCCTGCGGGACGGGGGCGAGCGGGTGAACAAGATCCTGGAACAGGAACTGGCGGATCGGCTGGAACCTGCGGGTATCCTTATCCAGGAGGCGCGGATCAGCCACCTGGCCTATGCACCGGAAATAGCGGGTGCAATGTTACAGCGCCAGCAGGCCGCTGCAATTGTGGCAGCACGGATCAAAATTGTTGAGGGCGCTGTGGGGATGGTGGATCTCGCATTAAAAAAGCTGTCGGCCGAAAATATCGTGGAGCTGGATGATGAACGGAAGGCGGCAATGGTGAGTAACCTGATGGTGGTATTGTGCGGAGAAAAGGCGGCCACCCCCGTTTTAAATGCCGGTACCCTGTACCAGTAA
- a CDS encoding Arc family DNA binding domain-containing protein, with protein MKEKKSFILRMDQAVYSLMEKWAADEFRSVNGQIEYLLQKALIESGRKKTKMDEQPSGKNKGRNG; from the coding sequence TTGAAGGAGAAGAAGAGTTTTATATTACGTATGGACCAGGCCGTCTACAGCCTGATGGAAAAATGGGCAGCGGACGAGTTCCGGAGTGTTAACGGACAGATCGAATACCTGTTGCAAAAGGCCCTTATCGAATCGGGAAGAAAAAAAACAAAGATGGATGAACAACCATCCGGAAAGAACAAGGGCCGCAACGGCTGA
- a CDS encoding penicillin acylase family protein, whose product MRVIPFLVTAAATILLVFLLNRPLGDKVPMPVGKFLSPQTGFWQNAEDTAASFNGMLSFPELKGRAEVYFDERLVPHVFAENDEDLYFVQGYLHAKFRLFQMDLQTRAAEGRVSEIAGPKAIGYDREQRRLGMKFAAEYSLQAMEKDARARAVYAAYTAGINAYIHTLTQSSLPLEYKILNFEPEEWTNLRTALLLKMMAKMLASGTEKDLATTRLHQLFSTTQLNALYPQVPDSLKPIVPPGTAFVKPGFTAKIPAGAAAAYFRDTPPVTAFEQYTPDRDNGSNNWVVAGNKTVNKVPILANDPHLELSLPSIWYEMQLSTPQGKTYGATLPGSPYVIIGFNDSIAWGVTNAQRDVKDYYSIRFKDRQRSEYWFNNQWKPAQLRIETIKVKGAPVVYDTVSYTVFGPVMYDESFRDTLTKNNGLAVKWAAHHTGDDGNTFYLLNRAKNYDDYVTAIRFFECPGQNFAFASKAGTIALWQQGKFPNRWENQGMYVMPGTDSSYDWQAFIPQAENPHAVNPDRGYLFSANQRPADASYPYYIPGAYINPRASAIDHYLSSMNNITTQNMMELQNNYFNIMASDMVPLLLKYTDETGLSAPARKCFEQVKSWNRFAGPESVGQTIYQVWMDSLSVNIWGDELVRAGFKVELPAEQTLMELLKKDSTVMGYVDDIRTPGKETIRMQVTDALNKTANLITQLEKEEKAGWAKFKDVSVYHLLKEALLPFAHTGLNVGGWGNIINAVKKSHGPSWRMVVQLSTPTEAYGVYPGGQSGNPGSRFYDNAIDTWASGKYYQLWLMNSGEEADARVKWKMSFAQK is encoded by the coding sequence ATGAGAGTGATTCCTTTTTTAGTAACTGCTGCTGCCACGATATTGCTGGTATTCTTGCTGAACCGGCCATTGGGCGATAAAGTGCCGATGCCGGTAGGAAAATTCCTGAGTCCGCAGACCGGCTTCTGGCAAAATGCGGAGGATACAGCTGCCAGCTTTAACGGTATGCTGTCTTTTCCCGAACTGAAGGGCAGGGCCGAGGTCTATTTTGATGAGCGGCTGGTGCCTCATGTGTTCGCAGAGAACGATGAGGACCTCTATTTTGTACAGGGATACCTCCATGCAAAGTTCCGGTTGTTCCAGATGGACCTTCAGACCCGGGCTGCCGAAGGGCGGGTGAGTGAAATCGCTGGTCCGAAAGCGATCGGCTACGACCGCGAGCAGCGGCGACTGGGAATGAAGTTTGCCGCCGAGTATTCGCTTCAGGCAATGGAAAAAGATGCCCGTGCCCGCGCCGTGTATGCTGCGTATACCGCAGGGATCAATGCCTATATCCATACGCTTACACAAAGCAGCCTGCCGCTTGAATATAAGATCCTGAATTTTGAGCCGGAAGAATGGACCAACCTGAGGACCGCTTTGCTGTTAAAAATGATGGCAAAGATGCTGGCTTCGGGAACAGAAAAGGACCTGGCCACTACGCGGTTGCACCAGCTGTTTTCCACCACGCAACTCAACGCGCTGTACCCCCAGGTGCCGGACTCGTTAAAGCCCATCGTTCCGCCGGGAACTGCTTTTGTAAAACCGGGGTTTACAGCAAAAATACCCGCCGGAGCAGCTGCCGCTTATTTCAGGGATACACCCCCGGTGACAGCTTTTGAACAATACACGCCCGACCGGGATAACGGGAGTAATAACTGGGTGGTGGCCGGAAATAAAACGGTGAATAAAGTTCCGATCCTGGCCAATGATCCGCATCTTGAGCTCTCGCTGCCTTCTATCTGGTACGAGATGCAACTGAGCACCCCCCAGGGTAAAACCTATGGGGCCACTCTGCCGGGAAGCCCGTATGTGATCATTGGTTTTAATGACAGTATCGCCTGGGGCGTTACCAATGCCCAGCGGGATGTAAAGGATTATTATTCGATCCGGTTCAAGGACCGCCAGCGAAGTGAATACTGGTTCAATAACCAGTGGAAGCCCGCACAACTGCGGATAGAGACCATTAAGGTAAAAGGCGCGCCGGTAGTATACGACACGGTATCCTATACGGTGTTCGGACCAGTGATGTACGATGAGTCATTCCGGGATACTCTTACAAAAAATAACGGGCTTGCCGTTAAATGGGCTGCGCATCATACCGGTGATGATGGGAATACCTTTTACCTGCTTAACCGGGCAAAGAACTACGACGATTATGTAACTGCTATCCGCTTCTTTGAATGTCCCGGACAAAACTTTGCATTTGCCTCAAAAGCCGGAACCATCGCGCTCTGGCAGCAGGGAAAATTCCCCAACCGGTGGGAGAATCAGGGCATGTATGTAATGCCCGGTACCGACAGCAGTTACGACTGGCAGGCGTTTATTCCGCAGGCCGAAAATCCGCATGCAGTAAATCCGGACAGGGGATATCTTTTCAGCGCCAACCAGCGGCCTGCGGATGCCTCATACCCGTATTATATACCCGGCGCCTATATCAATCCCAGGGCAAGTGCGATCGATCATTACCTGAGCTCCATGAATAATATCACCACACAGAACATGATGGAGCTGCAAAACAATTATTTTAATATTATGGCCAGTGATATGGTACCGTTGCTTTTAAAATATACAGATGAGACGGGATTGTCTGCCCCTGCAAGAAAATGTTTTGAGCAGGTAAAAAGCTGGAACCGTTTTGCCGGTCCGGAATCTGTAGGGCAGACGATATACCAGGTGTGGATGGATTCACTGTCTGTGAACATCTGGGGGGACGAGCTGGTCCGCGCTGGCTTCAAGGTAGAACTGCCGGCTGAACAGACCCTTATGGAATTGCTGAAGAAGGACTCGACCGTCATGGGCTATGTGGATGACATACGCACACCCGGAAAGGAAACCATACGGATGCAGGTGACGGATGCATTGAATAAAACAGCAAACCTGATAACACAACTGGAAAAAGAAGAAAAAGCAGGATGGGCAAAGTTTAAGGATGTAAGTGTATACCACCTGCTGAAAGAAGCCTTACTGCCTTTTGCCCATACAGGATTAAATGTGGGGGGCTGGGGCAATATCATCAATGCGGTTAAAAAAAGTCATGGTCCCAGCTGGCGTATGGTAGTGCAGCTGAGTACACCTACGGAAGCGTACGGCGTGTACCCGGGCGGACAAAGCGGGAACCCCGGCAGCCGTTTTTATGATAATGCTATCGACACCTGGGCCTCCGGAAAATACTACCAGCTGTGGTTGATGAACAGCGGGGAAGAAGCGGATGCCCGTGTTAAATGGAAAATGAGTTTTGCTCAAAAGTAA
- a CDS encoding M56 family metallopeptidase codes for MHTFIIYLFQMVLCSGLLYLFYALFLKNRKTYQFNRFYLLGALLLSLLVPFIKIPYYVSLTNNSGIGMQTLVRYNALMLAEIAVPARSGALNWERILLFLIAGISLLLVAKTLFAIRNLVRMRLQNISEKKYGVTFIATPDKTAPFSFFRWLFWNPQKQQNPVTAESILQHELCHIRQLHSMDVLIAEFIAAAAWMNPFYWIMKNELKAVHEFAADDYAAKQAGNLTYTEHLITEAIFQKQLQLVNPFFNDQFKRRLAMLTQKTNSSKGRYNKWIAIPLFIATAIFFVISCQKKDVFNEQGNNSPSPSLQQTVKNPEIDARYSGDWARFLQTNLRGDIPVENGAGPGNYQVIAQFVVDVDGTVSNVKILKDPGYGMGSETVRVIAASGRWTPAMQNGKPVKAYRKQPITFQVTEG; via the coding sequence ATGCACACCTTTATAATCTACCTGTTCCAAATGGTTCTTTGCTCCGGTTTACTTTATCTGTTCTATGCATTGTTCTTAAAGAACAGGAAGACATATCAGTTTAACCGGTTTTATCTACTGGGAGCCCTCCTGCTTAGCCTGCTGGTACCTTTTATTAAAATCCCCTATTATGTTTCGCTTACAAATAATTCAGGGATCGGGATGCAAACACTGGTTAGGTACAATGCATTGATGCTTGCGGAAATAGCAGTACCGGCCCGTTCTGGCGCCTTGAATTGGGAACGCATTTTACTTTTTCTTATAGCAGGCATTTCCCTTTTACTCGTTGCAAAAACGCTCTTTGCCATCAGAAACCTGGTACGGATGCGCCTGCAAAATATTTCCGAAAAAAAATATGGCGTAACGTTCATTGCCACACCAGATAAAACGGCTCCCTTTTCTTTCTTTCGCTGGCTCTTCTGGAATCCTCAGAAACAACAGAACCCGGTAACTGCTGAAAGTATTTTACAGCATGAACTCTGTCATATCCGGCAACTGCACAGTATGGATGTGCTGATCGCTGAATTTATTGCTGCCGCCGCCTGGATGAATCCTTTTTACTGGATCATGAAGAATGAATTAAAGGCGGTACATGAGTTTGCTGCCGACGATTATGCCGCAAAGCAGGCAGGTAACCTCACCTATACAGAGCACCTGATAACGGAGGCTATCTTTCAAAAACAACTGCAACTTGTAAACCCATTTTTTAACGATCAATTCAAAAGAAGACTTGCTATGTTAACTCAAAAAACCAACTCATCAAAAGGCCGCTACAACAAATGGATCGCGATCCCGCTTTTTATTGCCACCGCTATTTTCTTTGTTATCAGCTGCCAGAAGAAAGATGTATTCAACGAACAGGGGAACAACTCCCCTTCACCCTCCCTGCAACAAACCGTAAAGAATCCTGAAATCGACGCCCGTTATTCCGGCGACTGGGCACGGTTTCTTCAAACAAATTTAAGAGGAGATATACCCGTAGAAAATGGAGCGGGACCGGGCAATTACCAGGTGATCGCCCAGTTTGTTGTGGATGTTGACGGAACAGTAAGTAATGTAAAGATACTCAAAGACCCGGGCTATGGCATGGGTTCCGAAACCGTAAGAGTGATTGCCGCCTCCGGCAGGTGGACCCCGGCAATGCAGAACGGAAAACCGGTTAAAGCTTACCGGAAACAACCGATCACCTTCCAGGTTACAGAGGGCTGA
- a CDS encoding energy transducer TonB, producing the protein MVTYLLQVICCSGILYGYYHFFLRNERFHQYNRFYLLAAVLLSITLPLLRIRLSLEGNNVITQSLGKIYLSEEPAAAATTPVRQIDWALLSGWVALTIGAFFFIRFVAGIIKVVQIKRQGQQEQLGRITFIKTIHPYAPFSFFNWLFWNKNHNPGSDEGKQILRHEMYHIHKRHTLDLLFVELLLCLYWINPFFYLYRKEVKMIQEFLADRYAAKETDPLNYAGILVTSAIQQKQLLLTNPFFNNQLKRRIAMLTKNNKTAYQYLRKIMVLPLSVLVFCLFAFTYHAAGSLPEAMNDIRSTLFPAPSETIRYSPGNDSLYVFNGTPISKEKFFDIPTSDIKQVIVLDEKKAAKIYGEKGSNGAVIVIGKNYKDVKSDPALELIKRKNNLPDSKVPASEIAVVAYTSGPSARQPVKVDPELSALKIGGNNYFTTTEQPATYNGNWARFLASNVRGDVPVINNAAPGSYRTAYQFVVEADGSTSNIRPLTAIGYGMEEEGVRILKKSGAWTAAIQNGRKVRTAHIQYIHFQVVPAAAAPAITPAPDTIPKNVPREPEIFTKVEQEAKYTGDWVHFLSTNLRGDVPVKNGAKPGNYQALIQFIVDTEGNVSNVKVIKEPGYGMGEEAARVISSSGKWIPARQNKRVVKAYRKQPITFQVAAN; encoded by the coding sequence ATGGTAACCTATCTGCTTCAGGTGATCTGTTGTTCCGGTATCCTGTATGGTTATTATCATTTCTTTTTAAGGAATGAGCGGTTTCATCAGTATAACCGCTTCTATTTACTGGCCGCAGTGCTGTTAAGTATCACTCTTCCCCTGCTCAGGATCCGGCTCTCGCTGGAAGGAAATAATGTTATAACACAAAGCCTGGGAAAAATATACCTGTCAGAAGAACCGGCCGCAGCGGCGACCACACCAGTAAGGCAGATCGACTGGGCATTGCTTTCAGGCTGGGTGGCCCTCACTATAGGTGCGTTCTTCTTCATCCGCTTTGTAGCAGGCATTATCAAAGTGGTTCAAATCAAACGGCAGGGACAACAGGAGCAACTGGGACGGATCACCTTTATAAAAACCATTCACCCTTACGCTCCATTTTCCTTTTTCAACTGGCTGTTCTGGAACAAAAATCATAACCCCGGGTCTGATGAAGGGAAACAGATCCTGCGGCATGAAATGTATCATATTCATAAGCGGCATACGCTTGACCTCTTATTTGTAGAACTGCTGCTGTGCCTCTATTGGATCAACCCGTTTTTTTACCTGTACCGGAAAGAGGTAAAAATGATCCAGGAGTTCCTGGCAGACCGGTATGCAGCGAAGGAAACCGATCCATTGAATTACGCAGGCATCCTTGTTACCAGCGCCATTCAACAAAAACAATTACTGCTTACCAATCCGTTTTTTAATAACCAACTAAAAAGAAGAATTGCTATGCTTACAAAAAACAACAAAACCGCTTACCAGTACCTGCGGAAAATAATGGTATTACCACTTTCTGTTCTTGTATTTTGTTTGTTTGCATTTACCTATCATGCTGCAGGTTCCTTACCCGAAGCCATGAATGATATCCGGTCAACACTTTTTCCGGCTCCTTCCGAAACCATCAGGTATTCCCCCGGTAACGATTCCCTGTATGTTTTTAATGGCACTCCTATATCAAAAGAAAAATTCTTCGATATTCCAACATCCGATATAAAACAGGTGATCGTACTTGATGAAAAAAAAGCAGCAAAAATTTATGGCGAAAAGGGCAGCAATGGAGCAGTCATCGTTATTGGAAAAAATTACAAAGATGTCAAATCGGACCCGGCATTGGAATTAATAAAAAGGAAGAACAATCTTCCTGATTCCAAAGTTCCCGCTTCCGAAATTGCAGTGGTGGCTTATACAAGCGGGCCTTCAGCCCGGCAACCGGTAAAAGTGGACCCGGAATTAAGCGCATTAAAAATCGGTGGGAACAACTATTTTACTACAACCGAACAGCCTGCAACCTATAATGGGAACTGGGCACGCTTCCTTGCCAGTAATGTTCGCGGGGATGTGCCCGTTATCAACAATGCCGCCCCCGGCAGCTACAGAACGGCCTACCAATTTGTTGTGGAAGCCGATGGCAGCACCAGCAATATCCGGCCACTGACGGCGATTGGATACGGAATGGAAGAAGAAGGTGTAAGGATCCTGAAGAAGTCTGGCGCCTGGACTGCGGCGATCCAGAATGGCCGGAAAGTAAGAACCGCCCACATACAGTATATCCATTTTCAGGTTGTACCCGCTGCCGCCGCTCCGGCGATCACCCCGGCTCCGGATACGATCCCAAAAAATGTACCGCGCGAGCCGGAGATCTTTACAAAGGTGGAACAGGAAGCGAAGTATACCGGCGACTGGGTTCACTTTCTCAGTACCAATCTCCGGGGTGATGTTCCCGTTAAGAACGGCGCAAAACCCGGAAATTATCAGGCGTTGATTCAGTTTATAGTGGATACGGAAGGAAATGTGAGCAATGTAAAAGTTATAAAAGAACCCGGATATGGAATGGGCGAAGAAGCGGCACGGGTAATCAGCTCCTCGGGAAAATGGATACCCGCCAGGCAAAATAAACGCGTGGTAAAAGCTTACCGGAAGCAACCGATCACTTTTCAGGTTGCAGCAAATTAA
- a CDS encoding BlaI/MecI/CopY family transcriptional regulator, which produces MKQLTKAEEQIMQALWQQGPMFLREILELLPLPKPHQNTVATILKILVEKEFVTVNVFGRQHQYVPAVSKEEYSKKTMKQMVKGYFDGSFSNVVSFMVKENNLSIEELEALLQQIKNKQQSKK; this is translated from the coding sequence ATGAAACAACTTACAAAAGCCGAAGAACAGATCATGCAGGCCCTGTGGCAGCAGGGACCTATGTTTTTAAGAGAGATCCTGGAGCTGTTGCCGTTGCCCAAACCCCATCAAAACACCGTTGCCACTATTTTAAAGATCCTGGTAGAAAAAGAATTTGTAACTGTAAATGTATTTGGCAGACAACATCAGTATGTGCCCGCAGTCAGCAAGGAAGAATACTCAAAAAAAACCATGAAGCAAATGGTAAAAGGGTACTTCGATGGCTCGTTCAGCAACGTGGTGTCATTTATGGTAAAAGAAAACAACCTGAGCATTGAAGAACTGGAAGCCCTGCTGCAGCAGATCAAAAACAAGCAACAATCAAAAAAATAA
- a CDS encoding rhodanese-related sulfurtransferase: MALHNRISRKELKERILMDETPRTTVSFYCYFKIDDPVSYRNGLYKSLSAVGVLGRIYIAAEGINAQISVPSDNLELLRGVLDDTPALKNLRLNIAVDDDGKSFYVLDVKVREKIVADGIDDADFDMSRKGRYVNASEFNRLTNDPDTIVIDMRNHYEYEVGHFENALEIPSDTFRDQLPMAVDMMQEHIDKNIIMYCTGGIRCEKASAYMLHRGFKNVYHLEGGIINYVNEVKTENLSNKFHGKNFVFDQRLGERVTDEVIAHCHQCGKPADTHANCANDACHLLFIQCEACKTRFDGCCSTECQDFIHLPGEQQKELRKGVDLGRNVFNKARSRLKNLIKE; encoded by the coding sequence ATGGCATTACACAACCGTATATCTCGCAAAGAACTGAAAGAACGCATTTTAATGGATGAAACACCGCGTACAACGGTTTCTTTTTACTGCTATTTCAAAATTGACGATCCTGTTTCTTACAGGAACGGCCTTTATAAAAGCTTATCTGCTGTAGGAGTGCTGGGACGTATTTATATTGCTGCGGAGGGGATCAATGCCCAGATAAGTGTACCCTCAGACAACCTTGAACTGCTGCGGGGCGTCTTGGACGATACGCCGGCATTAAAGAACCTGAGGCTGAACATTGCAGTGGATGATGACGGCAAATCGTTTTATGTGCTGGATGTAAAAGTGCGGGAGAAGATCGTTGCCGATGGCATTGATGATGCTGATTTTGATATGTCGCGGAAAGGAAGATATGTTAATGCCAGTGAATTTAACAGATTAACAAATGATCCGGATACGATCGTAATCGACATGAGGAATCATTATGAATATGAAGTGGGGCATTTTGAAAATGCCCTGGAGATACCCAGCGATACCTTCCGGGATCAGCTGCCCATGGCGGTGGATATGATGCAGGAACATATCGATAAAAATATCATTATGTACTGTACAGGAGGTATCCGGTGCGAAAAGGCTTCTGCTTATATGTTGCATAGAGGTTTCAAAAATGTATACCACCTGGAAGGCGGGATCATTAATTATGTGAACGAGGTAAAGACAGAAAACCTGTCTAATAAATTTCATGGCAAGAATTTTGTATTTGATCAGCGCCTCGGAGAACGGGTGACGGATGAGGTCATTGCTCATTGTCATCAATGCGGCAAACCGGCGGACACACATGCAAACTGTGCCAATGATGCCTGTCACCTGTTGTTCATCCAGTGTGAAGCATGTAAGACCCGGTTTGATGGCTGTTGCAGTACGGAGTGTCAGGATTTTATCCATCTCCCGGGAGAGCAGCAGAAAGAATTACGGAAAGGTGTGGATCTCGGCCGTAATGTATTTAATAAAGCGAGATCACGTTTAAAGAACTTAATAAAAGAATAA
- a CDS encoding nucleoside-diphosphate kinase, protein MSNRTFTMIKPDAMKNGHAGLIIDRFIKEGYKIVALKLTRLSAEKAGEFYAVHKERPFYGELVQFMSSGPIVAAILEKDNAVAAFRELIGATDPSKAAEGTIRKLYATSLGENAVHGSDSDENAAIEGAFFFSGLERVL, encoded by the coding sequence ATGAGTAATCGTACTTTCACCATGATCAAGCCTGATGCAATGAAAAACGGGCATGCCGGCCTTATCATCGACCGTTTTATCAAAGAAGGCTATAAAATTGTTGCATTAAAACTCACCCGCCTTTCAGCAGAAAAAGCCGGGGAATTCTATGCAGTTCATAAAGAGCGCCCTTTTTACGGAGAGCTTGTACAGTTTATGAGCAGTGGCCCCATTGTAGCGGCGATTCTTGAAAAAGACAACGCGGTGGCTGCCTTCCGGGAACTTATCGGCGCTACAGATCCTTCAAAAGCGGCTGAAGGCACCATTCGTAAGCTGTATGCCACCTCTCTGGGTGAAAATGCGGTTCATGGAAGCGACAGCGACGAAAATGCAGCGATTGAGGGAGCTTTCTTCTTCAGCGGCCTGGAAAGGGTTTTGTAG
- a CDS encoding DHH family phosphoesterase, with amino-acid sequence MKPVTDIFPLLKQPAKVMITMHQKPDADAMGSSLALCGYLKKLGHTVTVVSPTNWAPWLNWMPGAEDVLNYDKEKERVQQLLTDAAILFCLDFNIFHRTKHFEQDLYQAKCVKVLIDHHREPDVASFDYGVSNMLKSSTCEMVYDFIVAAGDESMLDTAIGACLYAGVIADTGSFRFDATTPAVHRMAAHLMELGIRHTTIHSLLFDNFLENRLRFMGHVFLHRLEFFYEYNTALIAIPKYDLLKYEIKTGDTEGLVNFPLSVQGIKLAALVIDRDEERKWSFRSKDDFDCNTFARKYFNGGGHFNASGGGSKNSLQETVNQFKIVLKENEHLLR; translated from the coding sequence TTGAAACCCGTAACAGACATATTCCCGTTGCTCAAACAGCCGGCTAAAGTGATGATTACCATGCATCAGAAGCCGGATGCAGATGCTATGGGGTCCTCATTGGCCCTCTGCGGATACCTGAAAAAACTGGGGCATACTGTTACCGTGGTGTCACCCACCAACTGGGCTCCCTGGCTGAACTGGATGCCGGGAGCGGAAGATGTATTGAATTACGATAAGGAGAAAGAACGGGTACAACAGCTCCTTACTGATGCGGCGATCCTGTTTTGCCTGGACTTTAATATTTTTCACCGGACCAAACATTTTGAGCAGGACCTGTACCAGGCGAAATGTGTGAAGGTGCTGATCGATCACCACCGGGAACCCGATGTGGCGTCTTTTGACTATGGGGTCAGCAATATGCTTAAAAGCTCTACCTGTGAAATGGTTTACGATTTTATTGTAGCCGCAGGAGATGAAAGCATGCTTGATACTGCCATCGGGGCCTGTCTTTATGCAGGTGTCATCGCCGATACGGGATCCTTCCGGTTTGACGCTACAACACCGGCCGTGCACCGGATGGCGGCGCATTTGATGGAGCTGGGGATCCGGCATACCACGATCCACAGTCTGTTGTTTGATAATTTCCTGGAAAACCGGTTGCGTTTTATGGGCCATGTGTTCTTGCACCGGCTGGAGTTCTTTTATGAATATAATACGGCGCTTATTGCCATTCCGAAATATGACCTGTTAAAATATGAAATCAAAACAGGTGATACTGAAGGGCTGGTTAATTTCCCGCTTTCGGTTCAGGGAATTAAACTGGCGGCACTGGTGATCGACCGGGATGAGGAACGTAAATGGAGCTTCCGCAGCAAAGATGATTTTGACTGTAATACATTTGCACGGAAATATTTTAACGGCGGCGGGCATTTTAATGCCTCAGGTGGCGGTTCCAAAAACTCCTTGCAGGAAACAGTGAATCAATTCAAAATTGTCCTGAAGGAGAACGAGCATTTATTACGATAA